One Halichoerus grypus chromosome 1, mHalGry1.hap1.1, whole genome shotgun sequence genomic region harbors:
- the EIF4G1 gene encoding eukaryotic translation initiation factor 4 gamma 1 isoform X3, which produces MNKAPQPTGPPPAPSPGLPQPAFPPGQTAPVVFSTPQATQMNTPSQPRQHFYPSRAQPPSSAATRVQSAAPARPGPAAHVYPAGSQVMMIPSQISYSASQGAYYIPGQGRSTYVVPTQQYPVQPGAPGFYPGASPTEFGTYAGAYYPAQGVQQFPTGVAPAPVLMNQPPQIAPKRERKTIRIRDPNQGGKDITEEIMSGARTASTPTPPQTGGGLEPQANGETPQVAVVVRPDDRSQGAIIGSRPGLPGPEHSPSESQPSSPCPTPSPPPILEPGSEPNLAVLSIPGDTVTTGMIQMSVEESTPMPRETGEPYCLSPEPTPLAEPILEVEVTLSKPIPESEFSSSPLQVSTPSASHKEEILPEPNGMVPSEDLEPEVESSPELAPLPPPACPSESPMPIAPTAQPEELLNGAPSPPAVDLSPVSEPREQAKEVTASVASHTVLSAAPAVAPPATSPAQEEEMEEEEEEEEEGEAGDAEGQKGGEELLPPESTPVAAHLSQNLEAAAATQVAVSVPKKRRKIKELNKKEAVGDLLDAFKEVSPGVPEVENQPPVGTSPGLEPEGSSAPLRPEEADETWDSKEDKIHNAENIQPGEQKYEYKSDQWKPLNLEEKKRYDREFLLGFQFIFASMQKPEGLPHISDVVLDKANKTPLRPLDPTRLQGINCGPDFTPSFANLGRPALSNRGPPRGGPGGELPRGPQAGLGPRRSQQGPRKEPRKIIATVLMTEDIKLNKAEKAWKPSSKRTAADKDRGEEDADGSKTQDLFRRVRSILNKLTPQMFQQLMKQVTQLAIDTEERLKGVIDLIFEKAISEPNFSVAYANMCRCLMALKVPTTEKPTVTVNFRKLLLNRCQKEFEKDKDDDEVFEKKQKEMDEAATAEERGRLKEELEEARDIARRRSLGNIKFIGELFKLKMLTEAIMHDCVVKLLKNHDEESLECLCRLLTTIGKDLDFEKAKPRMDQYFNQMEKIIKEKKTSSRIRFMLQDVLDLRRSNWVPRRGDQGPKTIDQIHKEAEMEEHWEHVKVQQLMAKGSDKRRGGPPGPPISRGLPLVDDGGWNTVPISKGSRPIDTSRLTKITKPGSIDSNNQLFAPGGRLSWGKGSSGGSGAKPSDAASEAARPATSTLNRFSALQQAVPTESTDSRRVVQRSSLSRERGEKAGDRGDRLERSERGGDRGDRLDRSRTPATKRSFSKEVEERSRERPSQPEGLRKAASLTEDRDRGRDAVKREATLPPVSPPKAALSEEELEKKSKAIIEEYLHLNDLKEAVQCVQELASPSLLFIFVRHGIESTLERSTIAREHMGRLLHQLLLAGHLSTAQYYQGLYEILELAEDMEIDIPHVWLYLAELVTPILQEGGVPMGELFREITKPLRPLGKATSLLLEILGLLCKSMSPKKVGMLWREAGLSWKEFLPEGQDVSAFVTEQKVEYTLGEESEAPGQRMLSSEELSRQLEKLLKEGSSNQRVFDWIEANLSEQQVASNTLVRALMTTVCYSAIIFETPLRVDVTVLKARAKLLQKYLCDEQKELQALYALQALVVTLEQPANLLRMFFDTLYDEDVVKEDAFYSWESSKDPAEQQGKGVALKSVTAFFKWLREAEEEESDHN; this is translated from the exons ATGAACAAAGCTCCACAGCCCACaggccccccacctgccccatccCCTGGACTCCCACAG CCAGCGTTTCCCCCGGGGCAGACAGCGCCGGTGGTGTTCAGTACGCCACAAGCGACACAAATGAACACGCCTTCTCAGCCCCGCCAG CACTTCTACCCTAGCCGGGCCCAGCCCCCGAGCAGTGCAGCCACCCGAGTGCAGAGTGCAGCCCCCGCCCGCCCTGGCCCAGCTGCCCATGTCTACCCTGCTGGATCCCAAGTAATGATGATCCCTTCCCAGATCTCCTACTCAGCCTCCCAAGGGGCCTACTACATCCCTGGACAG ggGCGTTCCACATATGTTGTCCCGACACAGCAGTATCCTGtacagccaggagccccaggcttCTATCCGGGTGCAAGCCCTACAGAGTTTGGGACTTACG ctggCGCCTACTACCCAGCCCAGGGTGTGCAGCAGTTTCCCACTGGTGTGGCCCCCGCCCCAGTTTTGATGAACCAGCCACCCCAGATTGCTCCCAAGAGGGAGCGGAAGACC ATCCGAATTCGAGATCCAAACCAAGGAGGGAAGGATATCACGGAGGAGATCATGTCTGGGGCCCGCACCGCCTccacacccacccctccccag ACGGGAGGTGGTCTGGAGCCTCAAGCTAATGGGGAGACACCCCAGGTTGCTGTTGTTGTTCGGCCAG ATGACCGGTCCCAGGGAGCAATCATTGGGAGCCGACCGGGGCTGCCTGGCCCAGAACACAGCCCTTCAGAATCCCAGCCTTCATCACCTTGTCCGACCCCATCACCACCCCCAATCTTGGAACCGGGGTCTGAGCCTAATCTCGCAGTCCTCTCCATTCCTGGGGACACTGTGACAACGGGGATGATCCAAATGTCTGTAGAAGAATCCACCCCCATGCCCCGTGAAACTGGGGAGCCATATTGCCTCTCTCCAGAACCCACTCCCCTTGCTGAACCCATACTGGAAGTAGAAGTGACACTTAGCAAACCGATTCCAGAATCTGAGTTCTCTTCCAGTCCTCTCCAGGTTTCCACCCCCTCTGCATCTCACAAAGAGGAAATTCTTCCTGAACCGAATGGCATGGTCCCATCTGAGGATCTGGAACCAGAGGTGGAGTCGAGCCCAGAGcttgctcctctccctcccccagcttgtccCTCCGAATCCCCCATGCCCATTGCTCCAACTGCCCAACCTGAGGAACTGCTCAACGGAGCCCCCTCGCCACCAGCTGTGGACTTAAGCCCAGTCAGTGAGCCAAGGGAGCAGGCCAAGGAGGTGACAGCGTCAGTGGCTTCCCACACCGTCCTCTCTGCCGCTCCAGCTGTGGCTCCTCCAGCTACTTCCCCAGCtcaggaggaggaaatggaggaagaggaagaagaggaagaagaaggagaagcaggagacGCTGAGGGtcagaaaggaggagaggaacTTCTCCCCCCAGAGAGCACCCCTGTTGCAGCCCACCTGTCTCAGAATTTGGAGGCAGCAGCCGCCACCCAAG TGGCGGTGTCTGTGCCAAAGAAGAGACGGAAAATTAAGGAGCTAAATAAGAAGGAGGCTGTGGGAGATCTTCTAGATGCCTTCAAGGAG GTGAGCCCAGGAGTACCAGAAGTGGAGAATCAGCCTCCTGTGGGCACCAGTCCTGGTCTGGAGCCTGAGGGCAGCAGTGCACCCCTGAGGCCTGAGGAAGCAGACGAGACCTGGGACTCAAAGGAAGACAAAATTCACAATGCTGAGAACATCCAGCCCGGGGAACAGAAGTATGAGTATAAATCAg ATCAGTGGAAGCCTCTAAACCTTGAGGAGAAAAAGCGTTATGACCGTGAGTTCCTGCTTGGCTTTCAGTTCATCTTTGCCAGTATGCAGAAGCCGGAGGGATTGCCCCATATCAGCGATGTGGTGTTGGATAAG GCCAATAAAACACCACTGCGGCCACTGGACCCCACTAGACTTCAAGGCATCAATTGTGGTCCAGACTTCACTCCTTCCTTTGCCAACCTTGGCCGACCAGCCCTTAGCAACCGTGGGCCCCCAAGGGGTGGGCCAGGTGGGGAGCTGCCCCGAGGGCCG CAGGCTGGTCTGGGACCCCGGCGATCTCAACAGGGCCCCCGAAAGGAACCCCGCAAGATCATTGCCACAGTGTTAATGACTGAAGATATAAAGTTGAACAAAGCAGAGAAAGCCTGGAAACCCAGCAGCAAGCGGACGGCCGCTGATAAGGATCGAGGGGAGGAGGATGCTGATGGCAGCAAAACCCAG GACCTGTTCCGCAGGGTGCGCTCCATCCTGAATAAGCTGACACCCCAGATGTTCCAGCAGCTGATGAAGCAGGTGACGCAGCTGGCCATTGACACCGAGGAACGCCTCAAAGGGGTCATTGATCTTATCTTCGAGAAGGCCATTTCAGAGCCCAACTTCTCTGTGGCCTATGCCAACATGTGCCGCTGCCTCATGGCG CTCAAAGTGCCCACTACGGAAAAGCCAACAGTGACTGTGAACTTCCGAAAACTGTTGTTGAATCGATGTCAGAAAGAgtttgaaaaagacaaagatgatgATGAGGTTTTTGAGAAGAAGCAAAAAGAGATGGATGAAGCTGCTACG GCAGAGGAACGGGGACGCCTGAAGGAAGAGTTGGAAGAGGCTCGAGACATAGCCCGGCGGCGCTCTTTAGGGAATATCAAGTTTATTGGGGAGTTGTTCAAGCTGAAGATGTTAACAGAGGCGATAATGCATGACTGTGTGGTTAAACTACTTAAGAACCATGATGAAGAGTCCCTTGAATGCCTTTGTCGTCTGCTCACTACCATTGGCAAAGATCTGGACTTTGAAAAAGCCAAG CCCCGCATGGATCAGTATTTCAACCAGATGgaaaaaatcattaaggaaaagaAGACTTCATCCCGAATCCGCTTTATGCTGCAGGATGTGCTGGATCTGCGACGG AGCAATTGGGTGCCACGCCGTGGGGACCAGGGTCCCAAGACCATTGACCAGATCCACAAGGAGGCTGAGATGGAGGAGCACTGGGAACACGTAAAAGTGCAGCAGCTAATGGCCAAGGGCAGCGACAAGCGTCGGGGCGGCCCCCCAGGCCCACCCATTA GCCGTGGCCTCCCACTTGTGGATGATGGTGGCTGGAACACAGTCCCCATCAGCAAGGGCAGTCGCCCTATCGACACCTCACGACTCACCAAGATCACGAAG cCTGGCTCCATTGATTCTAACAACCAGCTCTTTGCACCTGGAGGACGATTGAGCTGGGGCAAGGGCAGCAGTGGGGGCTCAGGAGCCAAGCCCTCCGATGCAG CATCAGAAGCTGCTCGTCCAGCTACTAGTACCTTGAACCGCTTCTCAGCCCTCCAACAAGCAGTACCTACAGAAAGCACCGACAGCAGACGTGTGGTGCAGAG gaGTAGCTTGAGTCGGGAAAGAGGTGAGAAAGCTGGGGACCGGGGAGACCGCCTAGAGCGGAGTGAACGGGGAGGTGACCGTGGGGACCGGCTCGATCGCTCTCGGACACCTGCCACCAAGCGGAGCTTCAGTAAGGAAGTGGAAGAGCGGAGTAGAGAGCGGCCCTCCCAGCCTGAGGGACTGCGCAAGGCAGCTAGCCTCACAGAGGATCGGGACCGCGGACGGGATGCCG TGAAGCGAGAAGCCACCCTGCCCCCGGTGAGCCCCCCAAAGGCTGCGCTTTCTGAGGAAGAGCTGGAGAAGAAATCCAAGGCCATCATTGAGGAATACCTCCATCTCAATGACCTGAAG GAGGCAGTGCAGTGCGTGCAGGAGCTGGCCTCACCCTCCCTGCTCTTCATCTTCGTGCGGCATGGCATTGAGTCAACACTGGAGCGCAGCACCATCGCTCGTGAGCATATGGGGCGGCTGCTGCACCAGCTGCTTTTGGCCGGGCACCTCTCCACTGCTCAGTACTACCAAGG GCTGTATGAAATCTTAGAACTGGCGGAAGACATGGAAATTGACATCCCCCACGTGTGGCTCTACCTAGCAGAACTCGTAACGCCCATTCTGCAGGAAGGTGGGGTACCTATGGGGGAGCTGTTCAG gGAGATTACAAAACCTCTGAGACCCCTGGGCAAAGCTACTTCCCTGTTGCTGGAGATCCTGGGGCTTCTATGTAAAAGCATG AGTCCCAAAAAGGTGGGGATGCTGTGGCGAGAGGCTGGACTCAGCTGGAAGGAATTTCTACCTGAAGGCCAGGATGTCAGTGCATTCGTCACTGAACAG AAGGTGGAGTATACCTTGGGCGAGGAGTCAGAAGCCCCGGGCCAAAGGATGCTCTCCTCCGAGGAGCTGAGCAGGCAGCTGGAGAA
- the EIF4G1 gene encoding eukaryotic translation initiation factor 4 gamma 1 isoform X1, whose amino-acid sequence MNKAPQPTGPPPAPSPGLPQPAFPPGQTAPVVFSTPQATQMNTPSQPRQGGFRSLQHFYPSRAQPPSSAATRVQSAAPARPGPAAHVYPAGSQVMMIPSQISYSASQGAYYIPGQGRSTYVVPTQQYPVQPGAPGFYPGASPTEFGTYAGAYYPAQGVQQFPTGVAPAPVLMNQPPQIAPKRERKTIRIRDPNQGGKDITEEIMSGARTASTPTPPQTGGGLEPQANGETPQVAVVVRPDDRSQGAIIGSRPGLPGPEHSPSESQPSSPCPTPSPPPILEPGSEPNLAVLSIPGDTVTTGMIQMSVEESTPMPRETGEPYCLSPEPTPLAEPILEVEVTLSKPIPESEFSSSPLQVSTPSASHKEEILPEPNGMVPSEDLEPEVESSPELAPLPPPACPSESPMPIAPTAQPEELLNGAPSPPAVDLSPVSEPREQAKEVTASVASHTVLSAAPAVAPPATSPAQEEEMEEEEEEEEEGEAGDAEGQKGGEELLPPESTPVAAHLSQNLEAAAATQVAVSVPKKRRKIKELNKKEAVGDLLDAFKEVSPGVPEVENQPPVGTSPGLEPEGSSAPLRPEEADETWDSKEDKIHNAENIQPGEQKYEYKSDQWKPLNLEEKKRYDREFLLGFQFIFASMQKPEGLPHISDVVLDKANKTPLRPLDPTRLQGINCGPDFTPSFANLGRPALSNRGPPRGGPGGELPRGPQAGLGPRRSQQGPRKEPRKIIATVLMTEDIKLNKAEKAWKPSSKRTAADKDRGEEDADGSKTQDLFRRVRSILNKLTPQMFQQLMKQVTQLAIDTEERLKGVIDLIFEKAISEPNFSVAYANMCRCLMALKVPTTEKPTVTVNFRKLLLNRCQKEFEKDKDDDEVFEKKQKEMDEAATAEERGRLKEELEEARDIARRRSLGNIKFIGELFKLKMLTEAIMHDCVVKLLKNHDEESLECLCRLLTTIGKDLDFEKAKPRMDQYFNQMEKIIKEKKTSSRIRFMLQDVLDLRRSNWVPRRGDQGPKTIDQIHKEAEMEEHWEHVKVQQLMAKGSDKRRGGPPGPPISRGLPLVDDGGWNTVPISKGSRPIDTSRLTKITKPGSIDSNNQLFAPGGRLSWGKGSSGGSGAKPSDAASEAARPATSTLNRFSALQQAVPTESTDSRRVVQRSSLSRERGEKAGDRGDRLERSERGGDRGDRLDRSRTPATKRSFSKEVEERSRERPSQPEGLRKAASLTEDRDRGRDAVKREATLPPVSPPKAALSEEELEKKSKAIIEEYLHLNDLKEAVQCVQELASPSLLFIFVRHGIESTLERSTIAREHMGRLLHQLLLAGHLSTAQYYQGLYEILELAEDMEIDIPHVWLYLAELVTPILQEGGVPMGELFREITKPLRPLGKATSLLLEILGLLCKSMSPKKVGMLWREAGLSWKEFLPEGQDVSAFVTEQKVEYTLGEESEAPGQRMLSSEELSRQLEKLLKEGSSNQRVFDWIEANLSEQQVASNTLVRALMTTVCYSAIIFETPLRVDVTVLKARAKLLQKYLCDEQKELQALYALQALVVTLEQPANLLRMFFDTLYDEDVVKEDAFYSWESSKDPAEQQGKGVALKSVTAFFKWLREAEEEESDHN is encoded by the exons ATGAACAAAGCTCCACAGCCCACaggccccccacctgccccatccCCTGGACTCCCACAG CCAGCGTTTCCCCCGGGGCAGACAGCGCCGGTGGTGTTCAGTACGCCACAAGCGACACAAATGAACACGCCTTCTCAGCCCCGCCAG GGAGGATTCAGGTCTCTGCAG CACTTCTACCCTAGCCGGGCCCAGCCCCCGAGCAGTGCAGCCACCCGAGTGCAGAGTGCAGCCCCCGCCCGCCCTGGCCCAGCTGCCCATGTCTACCCTGCTGGATCCCAAGTAATGATGATCCCTTCCCAGATCTCCTACTCAGCCTCCCAAGGGGCCTACTACATCCCTGGACAG ggGCGTTCCACATATGTTGTCCCGACACAGCAGTATCCTGtacagccaggagccccaggcttCTATCCGGGTGCAAGCCCTACAGAGTTTGGGACTTACG ctggCGCCTACTACCCAGCCCAGGGTGTGCAGCAGTTTCCCACTGGTGTGGCCCCCGCCCCAGTTTTGATGAACCAGCCACCCCAGATTGCTCCCAAGAGGGAGCGGAAGACC ATCCGAATTCGAGATCCAAACCAAGGAGGGAAGGATATCACGGAGGAGATCATGTCTGGGGCCCGCACCGCCTccacacccacccctccccag ACGGGAGGTGGTCTGGAGCCTCAAGCTAATGGGGAGACACCCCAGGTTGCTGTTGTTGTTCGGCCAG ATGACCGGTCCCAGGGAGCAATCATTGGGAGCCGACCGGGGCTGCCTGGCCCAGAACACAGCCCTTCAGAATCCCAGCCTTCATCACCTTGTCCGACCCCATCACCACCCCCAATCTTGGAACCGGGGTCTGAGCCTAATCTCGCAGTCCTCTCCATTCCTGGGGACACTGTGACAACGGGGATGATCCAAATGTCTGTAGAAGAATCCACCCCCATGCCCCGTGAAACTGGGGAGCCATATTGCCTCTCTCCAGAACCCACTCCCCTTGCTGAACCCATACTGGAAGTAGAAGTGACACTTAGCAAACCGATTCCAGAATCTGAGTTCTCTTCCAGTCCTCTCCAGGTTTCCACCCCCTCTGCATCTCACAAAGAGGAAATTCTTCCTGAACCGAATGGCATGGTCCCATCTGAGGATCTGGAACCAGAGGTGGAGTCGAGCCCAGAGcttgctcctctccctcccccagcttgtccCTCCGAATCCCCCATGCCCATTGCTCCAACTGCCCAACCTGAGGAACTGCTCAACGGAGCCCCCTCGCCACCAGCTGTGGACTTAAGCCCAGTCAGTGAGCCAAGGGAGCAGGCCAAGGAGGTGACAGCGTCAGTGGCTTCCCACACCGTCCTCTCTGCCGCTCCAGCTGTGGCTCCTCCAGCTACTTCCCCAGCtcaggaggaggaaatggaggaagaggaagaagaggaagaagaaggagaagcaggagacGCTGAGGGtcagaaaggaggagaggaacTTCTCCCCCCAGAGAGCACCCCTGTTGCAGCCCACCTGTCTCAGAATTTGGAGGCAGCAGCCGCCACCCAAG TGGCGGTGTCTGTGCCAAAGAAGAGACGGAAAATTAAGGAGCTAAATAAGAAGGAGGCTGTGGGAGATCTTCTAGATGCCTTCAAGGAG GTGAGCCCAGGAGTACCAGAAGTGGAGAATCAGCCTCCTGTGGGCACCAGTCCTGGTCTGGAGCCTGAGGGCAGCAGTGCACCCCTGAGGCCTGAGGAAGCAGACGAGACCTGGGACTCAAAGGAAGACAAAATTCACAATGCTGAGAACATCCAGCCCGGGGAACAGAAGTATGAGTATAAATCAg ATCAGTGGAAGCCTCTAAACCTTGAGGAGAAAAAGCGTTATGACCGTGAGTTCCTGCTTGGCTTTCAGTTCATCTTTGCCAGTATGCAGAAGCCGGAGGGATTGCCCCATATCAGCGATGTGGTGTTGGATAAG GCCAATAAAACACCACTGCGGCCACTGGACCCCACTAGACTTCAAGGCATCAATTGTGGTCCAGACTTCACTCCTTCCTTTGCCAACCTTGGCCGACCAGCCCTTAGCAACCGTGGGCCCCCAAGGGGTGGGCCAGGTGGGGAGCTGCCCCGAGGGCCG CAGGCTGGTCTGGGACCCCGGCGATCTCAACAGGGCCCCCGAAAGGAACCCCGCAAGATCATTGCCACAGTGTTAATGACTGAAGATATAAAGTTGAACAAAGCAGAGAAAGCCTGGAAACCCAGCAGCAAGCGGACGGCCGCTGATAAGGATCGAGGGGAGGAGGATGCTGATGGCAGCAAAACCCAG GACCTGTTCCGCAGGGTGCGCTCCATCCTGAATAAGCTGACACCCCAGATGTTCCAGCAGCTGATGAAGCAGGTGACGCAGCTGGCCATTGACACCGAGGAACGCCTCAAAGGGGTCATTGATCTTATCTTCGAGAAGGCCATTTCAGAGCCCAACTTCTCTGTGGCCTATGCCAACATGTGCCGCTGCCTCATGGCG CTCAAAGTGCCCACTACGGAAAAGCCAACAGTGACTGTGAACTTCCGAAAACTGTTGTTGAATCGATGTCAGAAAGAgtttgaaaaagacaaagatgatgATGAGGTTTTTGAGAAGAAGCAAAAAGAGATGGATGAAGCTGCTACG GCAGAGGAACGGGGACGCCTGAAGGAAGAGTTGGAAGAGGCTCGAGACATAGCCCGGCGGCGCTCTTTAGGGAATATCAAGTTTATTGGGGAGTTGTTCAAGCTGAAGATGTTAACAGAGGCGATAATGCATGACTGTGTGGTTAAACTACTTAAGAACCATGATGAAGAGTCCCTTGAATGCCTTTGTCGTCTGCTCACTACCATTGGCAAAGATCTGGACTTTGAAAAAGCCAAG CCCCGCATGGATCAGTATTTCAACCAGATGgaaaaaatcattaaggaaaagaAGACTTCATCCCGAATCCGCTTTATGCTGCAGGATGTGCTGGATCTGCGACGG AGCAATTGGGTGCCACGCCGTGGGGACCAGGGTCCCAAGACCATTGACCAGATCCACAAGGAGGCTGAGATGGAGGAGCACTGGGAACACGTAAAAGTGCAGCAGCTAATGGCCAAGGGCAGCGACAAGCGTCGGGGCGGCCCCCCAGGCCCACCCATTA GCCGTGGCCTCCCACTTGTGGATGATGGTGGCTGGAACACAGTCCCCATCAGCAAGGGCAGTCGCCCTATCGACACCTCACGACTCACCAAGATCACGAAG cCTGGCTCCATTGATTCTAACAACCAGCTCTTTGCACCTGGAGGACGATTGAGCTGGGGCAAGGGCAGCAGTGGGGGCTCAGGAGCCAAGCCCTCCGATGCAG CATCAGAAGCTGCTCGTCCAGCTACTAGTACCTTGAACCGCTTCTCAGCCCTCCAACAAGCAGTACCTACAGAAAGCACCGACAGCAGACGTGTGGTGCAGAG gaGTAGCTTGAGTCGGGAAAGAGGTGAGAAAGCTGGGGACCGGGGAGACCGCCTAGAGCGGAGTGAACGGGGAGGTGACCGTGGGGACCGGCTCGATCGCTCTCGGACACCTGCCACCAAGCGGAGCTTCAGTAAGGAAGTGGAAGAGCGGAGTAGAGAGCGGCCCTCCCAGCCTGAGGGACTGCGCAAGGCAGCTAGCCTCACAGAGGATCGGGACCGCGGACGGGATGCCG TGAAGCGAGAAGCCACCCTGCCCCCGGTGAGCCCCCCAAAGGCTGCGCTTTCTGAGGAAGAGCTGGAGAAGAAATCCAAGGCCATCATTGAGGAATACCTCCATCTCAATGACCTGAAG GAGGCAGTGCAGTGCGTGCAGGAGCTGGCCTCACCCTCCCTGCTCTTCATCTTCGTGCGGCATGGCATTGAGTCAACACTGGAGCGCAGCACCATCGCTCGTGAGCATATGGGGCGGCTGCTGCACCAGCTGCTTTTGGCCGGGCACCTCTCCACTGCTCAGTACTACCAAGG GCTGTATGAAATCTTAGAACTGGCGGAAGACATGGAAATTGACATCCCCCACGTGTGGCTCTACCTAGCAGAACTCGTAACGCCCATTCTGCAGGAAGGTGGGGTACCTATGGGGGAGCTGTTCAG gGAGATTACAAAACCTCTGAGACCCCTGGGCAAAGCTACTTCCCTGTTGCTGGAGATCCTGGGGCTTCTATGTAAAAGCATG AGTCCCAAAAAGGTGGGGATGCTGTGGCGAGAGGCTGGACTCAGCTGGAAGGAATTTCTACCTGAAGGCCAGGATGTCAGTGCATTCGTCACTGAACAG AAGGTGGAGTATACCTTGGGCGAGGAGTCAGAAGCCCCGGGCCAAAGGATGCTCTCCTCCGAGGAGCTGAGCAGGCAGCTGGAGAA